The genomic interval ctctgggacaccaggaacatctcctacacaggatgtgctgcacagctctttttctttgtgttcttcatctcagcagagctttccctgctgaccatcatgtgctacgaccgctacgtgtccatctgcaaacccctgcactacgggaccctcctgggcagcagagcttgtgcccacatggcagcagctgcctgggccactggctttctctattcactgctgcacacagccaatacattttccctgcccctgtgccatggcaatgccctgggccagttcttctgtgaaatcccacagatcctcaagctctcctgctccaaatcctacctcagggagctTGGGCTTCTGGCTGTAAGTGTCTGTGTAGCCTcaagctgttttgtgttcattgttttctcctatgtgcagatcttcagggctgtgctgaggatcccctctgagcagggacggcacaaagccttttccacctgcctccctcacctggctgtggtctccctgtttctcagcactaccttttttgcctacctgaagcccccctccatctcctccccatcccttgatctagccctgtcagttttgtactcagtggtgactccagccctgaaccccctcatctacagcctgaggaaccagcagctcaAGGCTTCCATGTGggcactgatgactggatgctttcagaaacattaaactactGGCCcgtttctgccaatcacttgtaataaaagtaatcttcaaTACTTCTTGTTAGTTCCACTTTAGAGCTTCTTtatctttgttttaattttaaaatattgtctacaaagtgatgtcattgtttgtgccgtTTCTCATTATGTTTCCCTTCTCCTTTACTGTGACCCACAGCCTGTTTCTATGAGGAGCTGTgatctcagtggctttaaaggaacaaaaggatctcccagcaaagttttcaccagagatcctccttttgttccttctctggagctgcagcagcaatgtctgtgtgcagagctgggggcagatcagtgctggcccagcagctgtgcccagcagcagcagcacttggtgttgccagtgctgctgccatggccctgccccgctgccctggtggccctggtgttgctgcagggcctgagtgctctcggggccgggcacagccctgggggtggccgtgccggggctgcagcagggacaggccatgggcactgctggggcagccctgacgcctcagcccagggcctgggggctccaggctccttgcccaggctctctcaagaacacagccagaccaatgctcagcacagaaacccccgtgagcagccccatgctgttggtgtggggacatgaacctgagggagcacaaatgccatcagcccctggggccagcaagggctggggggtcaccagctttgtccgggcctctgcagtcagccagaaagtttgttcccatcagctgggagtttcctgtcccactgcagacgctgttgctcagagccagggctgcctggcagccacccccagactgccctgagcatttccttggcttcacctttgctttctttgctctgtctggcacaaatttcttcctgttgcccatccctgttccctgccctgcaaacagcccatccctgtttgccctttcctctctggccccactccccattgcagttcctgacttggcaccatggaaacatcccttggggagcaggatcatcctaccagtgctgcaggaatcttctgcaggatcatcctacaactgctgcaggaattgtctgcaggctcctgcagtgtcttctgctgctcccttgccagaggcacaccaggccaggggggcacatctgggctgctgtgtctggctctggggctccctgttctgggcagtgaggaggggctgcagaggctctgcaggactgacaggatgggctttggggctggcaggagaagctgagggacctgggctgctggagcttctgaagaggaggcccaggactcatcatgcaactgctccaagggtggtttcagaaaatcacagaatcactcagaatggaaaagaccttggagaacatcaagtccaacctgtgccctgacaccagctTGTGTCCCTGAGCCTCTTCTTCTCACCAATAAAAAACCCAAGCTCCCTCAACCACACCACACATGACTTGTTCTCCtttctccccagccttgttgcccttctctggacatgctccagcccttccatggccttcctaaattggggggcccagaactggacacagcatttaaggggctgcccaaccagtcctgagcacagggggagaatccctgccctgctcctgctggccacaccattcctgatccaggccaggagccattggccttcttgcccacctgggcactctgctggctcatgcccagcctgctgcccatcaGTCCCtgtaggtccctttctgcctggctgctgtccagccactctgtccccagcctgtagcactgcaggggttgttgtggccaaagtgcaggacccagcacttggacttgttgaacctcaccttgttggatttgggccctggatccagcctgtccaggtccctgtgcagagcccacctaccctccagcagatccacactcacacccagcttggtgtcatctgcagatttcctgatgctggactcagaaatgtcccctgtccagggacacagacacttattagtgaccgtggatcacctcacccattgggtagaggcattcccgaccaaaacagagacagcccaagcagccacaaaagcaatcctagaaaacatcaatccccaatatgggttgataaataatgtcgattctgaccaAGGTCCACAatttgctgccaaagtcttacaacaagttgttgaagccctgggaatgaaatggaggttgcacaacccattggcatccctggagctccagaagagtagaaagaatgaataaaaccatgaaaaacacgttaactaaattagttacagaaacccagatgaattggcttaaatgtctacccttagcactgttacaaattagaacaaggcctcaaacaggtataagagtctcaccttatgaaatgatgtttggactccccttcttgacaaccccgtatagcacggaaatttatccagaaggagagacagccacccaaaaataggtaaaggccataggaaggagattcaaagatctgaggaaaaagggttatctccctcaaacctctcccttagacactaagggacataacatcaatccaggggactgggtgttagcaaaatcatggaactctgcacctttaacctctaagtttgaaggcccttttcaggtcctactcaccaccaatacagccatacgacccaagagagggggtggacacatataacccagactaaaggacctgcaccacctcccactgaagagtcaaaaccaaccacatcccctactaagtcttctaatgaatggaatgtgactaatcactcagacaatctaaaactaaccctccagaggagacctaaagactattggagactgtctatagtcaaaaacttgttaagaactgtttaaataatcaaaacttgttaagaactgttaaaaattgcagttaatgctatttatattttacttttgagtttgaaaagttgATACTCTTctgttgcatgtattattagttagtgtttattaaataatgaagaatttttagtttgcgttggagcctttgtttgtttcggcgtatattatgattttgtaggattaggcataaggtgtattatgattttgtaggattagcataaaatcatactattattttgtagggttaggcataagagtaaataccttgttatttgtttggtgtgagtattttatctatcattttggatgccgaaaattcttaaagtcatctgaccattgagttcaaggtttttagattaATGCTTTtgtgttaaaaatttaaaataccccagtgaactccaatcttagtgtataaagtaatctcctatacaacatccctcagggcaaaaataaattagtaaagaaaagtcaaatgtgttgacactgagagaataaaaaactctgtactaaaaccaacgagctcttctgtaggagaaaagcataaccaggaggcaaggctgggtgagtctacattccgcctaaaaacagccactccaatcactgggtgcagctcagtagttgtagagtttaggggaatgcctcataccagactcctgggaatgctcttactgatcttactggttaacatcacgctgggaagtcagaagagcccatgtgctaaatgttactacctcctttacagaggggaagaaaccggatctttaatacgagtacatacaaatttaaacctaaactgtgtcaacctctctctgttagcaacctgtcaaggggaaggcaagacttactggatttcacaaaatatagaatgactgcaatgactgcttgggaagcgtcatataggagatgcttggctttgctttgaacctaAGTCCAATTAAAAGGCAAagcaaacttaataaaagagaaagaagtaacaacatcagtagatgagaaagaagacctagaaacatctcgtgggaaaaacttgttcacaGATTTAGTGGgaaagatcagtaaagagttacatttaactaattgctggatctgtggaaatacacaaatggccgaagtctggccttgggaagggatcagcttaagaccaatagatatcCTAAAAtagacacaaacaagacaaaaagtaccagctattggacataTAGGAACAGAATGGTGGGAAtgaaagtctaaaataattggagaagagtagtgtatatctaggaaagggaaaatgcataaaatgtataaatttataaaaccccagtaggagaaatatcctgtaagagatatttagaaataaaacatccaTTAGCTGGGgaggtccctagagaacccaataaatacctgaagtattatttattctttatatattggataaataaatattatttattaaataacaaacaataccattttaatttattaattttaaacttattaaataatgaataatattttaatttattagaatattatttattaaataataggaagtaatattaatttattaaaagagtattttaatattattaaatcattcattaaatattattatatattaatgttatatataatattaatattatattatattatattatattatattatattatattatattatattatattatattatattatattatattatattatattatattatattatattaatatatattattatatataatattattgattaatatatattatatatcatatattattattataatatatatattatatattatattaaatataaaataatatatcatatatatactaaaatatatattataattatatatcatatattatgtattatatatgatatattatatataaaaatattaattatatgtaatatatataattatatatataatataatataatatatataaaattaatattattatattaattgtatattagttatatataagttatatataatgtatttaataatcaatatagaatctattatatatattataatataatataatataatataatataatataatatagtataatataatataatatagtataatataatatatataatatatataatataatataatataatataatataatataatataatataatacatattatatatataagctatgttatatattaatataatagtagtaataataataataataataataataataatgataataataataataataataataataataataataataataataatagtaataaatacatttaacactgaaaatccattgagaagaaagaaacagggtgtatctaccgagaaggatctaaactccatgagtgtactggaaaaggaattaatgaaggaataaataaagtaataaataaagaaataaataaaggaataaaaggaatagacccattctggggagtgagagaaatatccaagtactgggaatttccaatgactctcagtgatgcttcctggaaagctccagaaaacctggtttggatatgtgggaatgtggcttacactgaattacccggggagtggagcagcacttgcactatcggaattattacaccgtcatttttcttactcccaaaagagtctggattgaaccaaggggtcccagtatgtgattatttcaacaaatctagctgaccaataagaaacttaattgaatttggaggaacacagacacggaaaaacacagtatggaacacccaggaaataatttgcactcatggatcggcgacccgggttaaagatgggtcctggggacaccggagc from Melospiza melodia melodia isolate bMelMel2 chromosome 7, bMelMel2.pri, whole genome shotgun sequence carries:
- the LOC134420880 gene encoding olfactory receptor 14J1-like, yielding LHYGTLLGSRACAHMAAAAWATGFLYSLLHTANTFSLPLCHGNALGQFFCEIPQILKLSCSKSYLRELGLLAVSVCVASSCFVFIVFSYVQIFRAVLRIPSEQGRHKAFSTCLPHLAVVSLFLSTTFFAYLKPPSISSPSLDLALSVLYSVVTPALNPLIYSLRNQQLKASMWALMTGCFQKH